From the genome of Fusobacterium varium, one region includes:
- the rpsR gene encoding 30S ribosomal protein S18, whose amino-acid sequence MAEFRRRRAKLRVKAEEIDYKNVDLLKRFVSDKGKINPSRVTGANAKLQRRIAKAIKRARNIALIPYTRIEK is encoded by the coding sequence ATGGCAGAATTCAGAAGAAGAAGAGCTAAATTAAGAGTTAAAGCTGAAGAAATTGATTATAAAAATGTAGACCTTTTAAAAAGATTTGTATCTGATAAAGGAAAAATCAACCCTTCTAGAGTAACTGGAGCTAATGCTAAGTTACAAAGAAGAATAGCTAAAGCTATTAAAAGAGCTAGAAATATTGCTTTAATTCCTTATACAAGAATT
- the rpsF gene encoding 30S ribosomal protein S6 produces MKKYEIMYIINPTILEEGRDAVVEKVTGILTAAGATVAKSEKWGERKLAYPIDKKKTGFYVLATFDIDGTQLSAVEGKLNITEEVMRYIIVKQD; encoded by the coding sequence ATGAAAAAATATGAAATTATGTACATCATCAACCCAACAATTTTAGAAGAAGGTAGAGATGCAGTAGTTGAAAAAGTAACAGGAATTTTAACTGCAGCTGGAGCTACAGTAGCTAAAAGTGAAAAATGGGGAGAAAGAAAATTAGCTTATCCTATTGATAAGAAAAAAACTGGATTCTATGTACTAGCAACTTTTGATATTGATGGAACTCAATTATCAGCAGTTGAAGGAAAGCTTAACATTACTGAAGAAGTAATGAGATATATCATTGTTAAGCAAGACTAA
- the ftsZ gene encoding Cell division protein FtsZ — protein MLIDQDLVKIKVLGAGGAGGNAINDMIESGVGGVEYIAANTDAQDLNKSLADIRIQLGEKLTRGLGAGADPEIGRQAAEEDVEKIKNLLEETDMLFITAGMGGGTGTGAAPVIAKVAKELGVLTVAVVTRPFSFEGKKRKNNADIGVENLKKAVDALVIIPNDKLFELPDKTITLQNAFKEANNILKIGIRGVADLMIGNGLINLDFADIKATMMNSGVAVLGFGEGEGENRAVKATEKALLSPLLEKSILGASKILINITGAPDITLMEAQTISDMIRDAAGKTADDVMFGLVIDPEVGDRVQVTIIANNFVNEQEKSEPFINVDAKKPVTVVTPEEADVKRSELDLPPWIRSSKKS, from the coding sequence ATGTTGATAGATCAAGATTTAGTTAAGATAAAGGTATTAGGAGCTGGAGGAGCTGGAGGAAATGCAATCAATGATATGATTGAATCTGGAGTAGGAGGAGTAGAATACATTGCTGCAAATACAGATGCTCAAGATTTAAATAAATCTCTGGCTGATATAAGAATTCAACTTGGAGAAAAATTAACAAGAGGTCTTGGAGCTGGAGCTGATCCTGAAATAGGAAGACAGGCAGCAGAAGAAGATGTAGAAAAAATTAAAAATCTTTTGGAAGAAACGGATATGTTATTTATAACAGCAGGAATGGGAGGAGGAACTGGAACAGGAGCTGCCCCAGTAATTGCTAAAGTAGCAAAAGAACTTGGAGTATTAACTGTAGCAGTTGTAACAAGACCATTTTCATTTGAAGGAAAGAAAAGAAAAAATAATGCTGATATAGGTGTTGAAAATCTTAAAAAAGCTGTAGATGCTTTAGTAATAATACCAAATGACAAACTTTTTGAACTACCAGACAAAACAATAACTTTACAAAATGCATTTAAAGAAGCAAATAATATTTTGAAAATAGGTATCAGAGGAGTAGCTGATTTAATGATTGGTAATGGACTTATCAATTTAGACTTTGCTGATATTAAAGCTACAATGATGAATTCAGGTGTAGCTGTACTTGGATTTGGAGAAGGAGAAGGGGAGAATAGAGCTGTAAAAGCTACAGAAAAAGCTTTACTATCACCATTACTTGAAAAGTCTATACTTGGAGCAAGCAAAATACTTATTAATATAACTGGAGCACCAGATATAACTCTTATGGAAGCTCAGACTATTTCTGATATGATTAGAGATGCAGCTGGAAAAACTGCTGATGATGTAATGTTCGGACTTGTTATTGACCCAGAAGTTGGAGATAGAGTACAGGTTACTATAATAGCTAATAATTTTGTAAATGAGCAGGAAAAAAGTGAGCCATTTATCAATGTAGATGCTAAGAAACCTGTAACAGTTGTTACTCCTGAAGAAGCAGATGTGAAAAGATCTGAACTTGATCTTCCGCCTTGGATAAGAAGTTCTAAAAAATCATAA
- the ftsA gene encoding Cell division protein FtsA translates to MTDNRDSIIKTAVDMGNMKIKAVTGELSADGENLKILGYVEVPSRGMKKSVVENPEELSHCLAYALGQLREQTGISIEKISIGISGEAIKSRTTNVRYSFDEKEIGEKEVDTLIRMAEHELLTGKERVLKREIYNIRVNNSGIIKNPIGVTGKEMQGDVHLIYIDEAEAEKLVEVVNRIGLEAEHVLLNAYASAKASLDDEDRRMGVALIDIGEGSTDIILFKNDKLIYSKSLPLGGMHYVNDISYLFQISKQEAFEILSKLKDKDIHEDHIFCGDTKKVSVADIKNIIDARTEDIISFITQTIEESGFNGYLGKGLVLTGGAIVIDGLLEKINKKTGYVVRKVLPHAFRGLEDVDASMATVIGIFSEIMEEEYNKMQSGFYSQQNESEDPSKIVTEEAEEDDLDKLLEDEKNSSKKKSGTLSSIKNWFSNFI, encoded by the coding sequence ATGACAGATAATAGAGATAGTATAATAAAAACAGCAGTAGATATGGGAAATATGAAGATAAAAGCTGTCACTGGAGAATTATCTGCTGATGGTGAAAATTTAAAAATATTAGGATATGTAGAAGTTCCAAGTCGTGGAATGAAAAAGTCAGTTGTAGAAAATCCAGAGGAATTAAGTCATTGCTTGGCTTATGCCTTAGGACAATTGAGAGAACAAACTGGTATTTCTATTGAAAAAATATCTATTGGAATAAGTGGAGAAGCTATTAAATCGAGAACTACTAATGTTAGGTATTCTTTTGATGAAAAAGAAATTGGAGAAAAAGAAGTGGATACATTGATTAGAATGGCCGAACATGAACTTCTCACAGGAAAAGAAAGGGTATTAAAAAGAGAAATATATAATATCAGAGTAAATAATTCAGGGATAATTAAGAATCCAATAGGTGTAACTGGAAAGGAAATGCAGGGAGATGTTCATCTTATATATATAGATGAAGCAGAAGCTGAAAAGCTTGTAGAAGTAGTAAATAGAATAGGACTGGAAGCAGAACATGTTCTTTTAAATGCTTATGCATCAGCTAAAGCTTCCCTTGATGATGAAGATAGAAGAATGGGAGTTGCTCTAATCGATATTGGTGAGGGTTCAACAGATATAATTTTATTTAAAAATGATAAACTTATCTATTCAAAATCGCTTCCTCTTGGAGGAATGCATTATGTAAATGATATAAGTTATCTGTTCCAGATATCTAAACAGGAAGCTTTTGAAATATTATCAAAGTTGAAAGATAAAGATATACATGAAGATCACATATTCTGTGGGGATACCAAAAAAGTATCAGTAGCAGATATAAAAAATATAATAGATGCAAGAACAGAAGACATAATCAGCTTTATTACTCAAACTATTGAGGAATCTGGATTTAACGGATACCTTGGAAAAGGTTTGGTATTAACAGGAGGAGCCATTGTTATTGATGGTCTTCTTGAAAAAATAAATAAAAAAACAGGATATGTTGTGAGAAAGGTGCTTCCTCATGCTTTTCGAGGTCTGGAGGATGTAGATGCCAGTATGGCTACAGTTATAGGAATCTTCAGTGAAATAATGGAAGAGGAATACAACAAAATGCAGTCAGGGTTTTATTCACAGCAGAATGAATCTGAAGACCCTTCAAAAATTGTAACAGAAGAGGCTGAAGAGGACGACTTGGATAAATTACTAGAAGATGAGAAAAATAGCAGCAAAAAGAAAAGTGGAACACTCAGCAGTATAAAAAACTGGTTTTCTAATTTTATTTAA
- a CDS encoding POTRA domain, FtsQ-type has translation MKFVIRLFTILGISFLIFSIPSKFLKLDFFKIKRVNIKGEPNLLLRELTELGKTTYNKNIWDLDFKSIEDTLKKDVRVKNASVENNALGELTINIEEKELFYYAQIKDKIYLVDSEGEVFGTFNEKEKKDIPLISVKEKDEIKSLLNVLVLMDDYLLKELVSQIYIKNKNCIEIILVDGTIIKTNKEIKEKNIKL, from the coding sequence TTGAAATTTGTAATAAGACTTTTCACAATATTAGGAATAAGTTTTTTAATTTTCTCTATTCCTTCAAAATTCTTGAAGCTAGATTTTTTTAAAATAAAGAGGGTTAATATAAAAGGTGAGCCAAATTTATTATTAAGGGAATTGACAGAACTAGGGAAAACAACATATAATAAGAACATATGGGACTTAGATTTTAAGAGTATAGAAGATACACTAAAAAAAGATGTCAGAGTAAAAAATGCCAGTGTAGAAAATAATGCATTGGGAGAACTCACTATAAATATAGAAGAAAAAGAGCTATTTTACTATGCCCAGATTAAAGATAAAATATATCTTGTAGATTCAGAAGGAGAAGTTTTTGGAACTTTTAATGAAAAAGAAAAAAAGGATATTCCTCTTATTTCAGTAAAAGAGAAAGATGAGATAAAGAGTCTGCTGAATGTTTTAGTTTTAATGGACGATTATTTATTGAAAGAGTTAGTATCTCAAATTTACATAAAAAATAAAAATTGCATTGAAATAATCCTTGTAGATGGTACAATAATAAAAACCAATAAAGAGATAAAAGAGAAAAATATAAAATTGTAG
- the ddl gene encoding D-alanine--D-alanine ligase, with product MKIAVFMGGISSEREVSLNSGKAILESLLKQGYDAYGIDVTKENLVSAFIENEYDFAYLAFHGGFGEDGRVQGLLDMLGKPYTGSGAEASGIAMDKIITKKLAESVGVRIAKNYDKVADIDSYPVVIKPALEGSSVEIFFCYNREEAEKAVAELKGKKIVIEEMITGEELTVGVINGEGIGVLRIIPKNEFYDYESKYAEGGSIHEYPAKIDKKAYDEALENAVKVHNVLGLAGISRSDFILKDDKVYFLEVNTLPGMTKTSLIPDLATLKGYTYDDVVRIMVETFKK from the coding sequence TTGAAGATAGCTGTATTTATGGGAGGAATTTCTTCTGAAAGAGAAGTTTCTTTAAATAGTGGAAAAGCAATTTTAGAAAGTCTTTTAAAACAAGGCTATGATGCATATGGAATTGATGTTACAAAAGAAAATCTTGTTTCAGCTTTTATTGAAAATGAATATGATTTTGCATATCTTGCATTTCATGGTGGATTTGGAGAAGATGGAAGAGTACAGGGGCTTCTTGATATGCTTGGAAAACCATATACTGGCTCAGGAGCAGAGGCAAGTGGAATAGCTATGGATAAAATTATTACTAAAAAACTTGCTGAAAGTGTAGGAGTACGAATTGCAAAAAATTATGATAAGGTAGCAGATATAGATTCTTATCCTGTTGTAATTAAACCAGCTTTGGAAGGGTCAAGTGTAGAGATATTTTTCTGCTATAACAGAGAAGAGGCTGAAAAGGCAGTAGCAGAACTCAAAGGGAAAAAAATTGTCATAGAAGAGATGATAACTGGAGAAGAACTTACAGTTGGAGTTATCAACGGAGAAGGAATAGGAGTACTTAGAATAATTCCTAAAAATGAATTTTATGACTATGAATCAAAGTATGCTGAAGGAGGCTCAATACATGAGTATCCTGCTAAAATAGATAAAAAAGCATATGATGAAGCTCTTGAAAATGCTGTAAAGGTACATAATGTGCTTGGACTTGCAGGAATATCAAGAAGTGATTTCATTCTTAAAGATGATAAAGTATATTTCCTTGAAGTAAATACACTTCCTGGAATGACAAAAACAAGTCTTATTCCAGATTTGGCAACTTTAAAAGGGTATACTTATGATGATGTTGTAAGGATAATGGTGGAAACATTTAAAAAGTAG
- the murB gene encoding UDP-N-acetylenolpyruvoylglucosamine reductase has protein sequence MKILENHEMKLHSNMKVGGIAKRFITVEDKNELKEIFENNSNIFLIGNGTNTLIDEGNLNITFVSLKKMDNIRELERGLVEVEAGLDFNKLIAYMNKNNYSGLENLAGIPGSVGGLVYMNGGAYGSEIFDCISEIEIFDENHVIRRIKKEDLDFSYRRTEIQSKKWIIISAVFKFKDGFDLQKVIEIQALRESKQPLDLPNLGSTFKNPAGDFSARLISEAGLKGTVIGGAQISEKHPNFIVNRGTATFEDISEILKLVKNTISEKYGINLEEEIIIIKNSDK, from the coding sequence ATGAAGATACTTGAAAATCATGAAATGAAACTACATTCTAATATGAAAGTTGGAGGAATAGCTAAAAGATTTATAACTGTAGAAGATAAAAATGAACTTAAAGAGATATTTGAAAATAACAGCAATATTTTTCTTATTGGAAATGGGACTAATACCCTGATAGATGAGGGAAATTTAAATATTACTTTTGTTTCCCTAAAAAAAATGGATAACATAAGAGAATTAGAAAGAGGTCTGGTAGAGGTAGAAGCTGGACTGGATTTCAATAAACTTATTGCTTATATGAATAAAAATAATTATAGTGGACTTGAAAATCTTGCAGGAATACCAGGAAGTGTAGGAGGACTTGTCTACATGAATGGTGGAGCCTATGGGAGTGAAATATTTGACTGTATAAGTGAAATAGAAATATTTGATGAAAATCATGTAATAAGAAGAATAAAGAAAGAGGATTTAGATTTTTCATATAGAAGAACAGAAATACAAAGTAAAAAATGGATAATAATAAGTGCTGTATTTAAGTTTAAAGACGGATTTGATTTGCAAAAGGTAATAGAGATACAAGCTTTGAGAGAAAGCAAGCAGCCTTTGGATCTTCCTAATCTTGGAAGTACTTTTAAAAATCCAGCTGGAGATTTTTCAGCAAGGCTTATATCAGAAGCTGGTTTAAAAGGAACTGTCATAGGTGGAGCTCAAATATCAGAAAAACATCCGAATTTTATAGTTAACAGGGGTACTGCAACATTTGAAGATATTTCTGAAATACTGAAATTGGTAAAAAATACTATAAGTGAAAAATATGGAATAAACCTTGAAGAAGAAATAATAATTATTAAGAATTCGGATAAGTAG